In Streptomyces sp. TS71-3, the following proteins share a genomic window:
- the pcaC gene encoding 4-carboxymuconolactone decarboxylase gives MSETVPNTLQYRFDGPQEAPILVLGPSLGTTWHMWDRQIPALTEQWRVLRFDLPGHGGAPAHATDSVAELAARLLVTLDGLGVQRFGYAGCALGGAVGAELALRHPDRIASLALIAASPRFGTADEFRQRGVIVRTNGLDPIARTAPERWFTPGFAAAQPAITEWAVQMVRTTDPGCYIAACEALATFDVRSELGRIEVPTLVLVGSEDQVTGPAQARTLVAGIPDARLAVVPGASHLAPVEAPVAVTDLLAHHFSTAWQLPPDISTTGQFAIPPSPVKPVLVPPPAAPVAEIAPPRDPQPQVADASDAHQAGSKVRREVLGDAHVDRALAEADEFSEDFQNFLTRYAWGEIWNRPGLDRRTRSCVTLTALVAGGHVDELAVHLRAALRNGLTPLEIKEVLLQAAVYCGIPAANSAFKVAQKVIREETTPEK, from the coding sequence GTGAGCGAGACAGTGCCGAACACCCTGCAATACCGCTTCGACGGGCCACAGGAGGCTCCGATCCTGGTCCTGGGTCCCTCTCTGGGTACCACATGGCACATGTGGGACCGGCAGATCCCGGCTCTGACCGAACAGTGGCGGGTGCTCAGGTTCGACCTGCCCGGCCACGGCGGGGCCCCCGCGCACGCCACCGACTCCGTCGCCGAGCTGGCGGCCCGGTTGCTCGTCACGCTCGACGGGCTCGGCGTCCAGCGCTTCGGCTACGCGGGTTGCGCGCTGGGTGGCGCGGTCGGCGCCGAGCTGGCGCTGCGGCACCCGGACCGGATCGCCTCCCTCGCGCTGATCGCGGCCTCGCCCCGGTTCGGCACGGCGGACGAGTTCCGGCAGCGCGGCGTGATCGTCCGCACCAACGGCCTGGACCCGATCGCCCGGACCGCGCCCGAGAGGTGGTTCACGCCGGGCTTCGCCGCGGCCCAGCCCGCCATCACCGAGTGGGCCGTGCAGATGGTGCGCACCACCGACCCCGGCTGCTACATCGCCGCCTGCGAGGCGCTGGCGACCTTCGACGTGCGCTCCGAACTCGGCCGGATCGAGGTGCCCACCCTGGTGCTCGTCGGCTCCGAGGACCAGGTCACGGGTCCCGCACAGGCCCGCACCCTGGTCGCCGGTATCCCCGACGCCCGGCTCGCCGTGGTGCCCGGCGCGTCCCACCTGGCCCCGGTGGAGGCGCCCGTGGCCGTCACCGACCTGCTGGCGCACCATTTCTCCACCGCGTGGCAGCTCCCCCCGGACATCTCCACCACGGGACAGTTCGCGATTCCGCCGAGCCCGGTGAAGCCCGTGCTCGTCCCGCCCCCGGCCGCCCCCGTTGCCGAAATAGCCCCGCCCCGCGATCCCCAGCCGCAGGTGGCGGACGCGTCCGACGCCCACCAGGCGGGGTCCAAGGTGCGCCGCGAGGTCCTCGGTGACGCGCACGTCGACCGGGCGCTGGCCGAGGCCGACGAGTTCTCCGAGGACTTCCAGAACTTCCTCACCCGCTATGCGTGGGGGGAGATATGGAACAGACCAGGCCTGGACCGCCGCACCCGCAGCTGCGTCACGCTGACCGCGCTCGTGGCGGGCGGCCACGTCGACGAGCTCGCCGTCCACCTCCGCGCGGCCCTGCGCAACGGCCTCACCCCGCTGGAGATCAAGGAAGTCCTCTTGCAGGCCGCCGTGTACTGCGGGATCCCGGCCGCCAACAGCGCGTTCAAGGTGGCGCAGAAGGTGATCCGCGAGGAGACCACCCCGGAGAAGTGA
- a CDS encoding MBL fold metallo-hydrolase: MDLTKKSHACVRLEKDGRTLVIDPGGYSEEDAAVGADAVLITHEHPDHFDEGRLRAGLDANPAAEVWTLRSVADQVSAAFPGRVHTVGHGDAFTAAGFDVQVHGELHAVIHPDIPRITNVGFLVDEAVFHPGDALTVPGAPVDILLLPVHAPWNKLSEIADYVREVGPRVTYDVHDALLSDLARPTYDRLLGSLAGADHQRLAPGGSTRL; the protein is encoded by the coding sequence ATGGATCTCACGAAGAAGTCGCACGCCTGCGTCCGCCTGGAGAAGGACGGCAGGACGCTCGTCATCGACCCGGGCGGCTACAGCGAGGAGGACGCCGCCGTCGGCGCGGACGCCGTGCTGATCACGCACGAGCACCCCGACCACTTCGACGAGGGCCGGCTGCGTGCCGGACTCGACGCCAACCCGGCCGCCGAGGTCTGGACCCTGCGCTCGGTCGCCGACCAGGTCTCCGCGGCCTTCCCCGGCCGGGTGCACACGGTCGGGCACGGGGACGCGTTCACGGCCGCGGGATTCGACGTCCAGGTGCACGGCGAGCTGCACGCGGTGATCCACCCGGACATCCCGCGCATCACGAACGTCGGCTTCCTCGTCGACGAGGCGGTCTTCCACCCCGGCGACGCGCTCACCGTCCCCGGCGCCCCGGTCGACATCCTGCTGCTGCCGGTGCACGCTCCCTGGAACAAGCTCTCCGAGATCGCCGACTACGTGCGCGAGGTGGGCCCGCGGGTCACCTACGACGTGCACGACGCGCTGCTCAGCGACCTGGCACGGCCCACGTACGACCGCCTGCTCGGCTCGCTGGCCGGCGCGGACCACCAGCGCCTCGCCCCCGGAGGCAGCACGCGGCTCTGA
- a CDS encoding site-specific integrase → MASAESGSTLRFCCPSWELRPAAVCGLRWKDLDLDNATITMANTRTMMGNRYVVEKDTKSLAGERELPLPAPVLAALKSFKARQAEEKLALGEAYIDSGYVLVHETGGAFTIKQLRRRAYRLMSILGLRRVRLHDARSSCLTYLANKGVPDHILARWAGHTNVKTTKKWYVKPDVADLRDAAATWDGLHGAATEGQV, encoded by the coding sequence GTGGCGTCAGCGGAGAGCGGCTCTACGCTCCGCTTCTGCTGTCCCTCATGGGAACTGCGTCCGGCTGCAGTCTGCGGACTCCGATGGAAGGACCTCGACCTGGACAACGCCACGATTACCATGGCCAACACACGGACGATGATGGGAAATCGGTACGTGGTGGAGAAGGACACCAAGTCTCTGGCCGGCGAACGGGAGCTTCCGCTGCCGGCTCCGGTGCTGGCTGCTCTCAAGTCGTTCAAGGCTCGACAGGCCGAGGAGAAGCTGGCCCTCGGCGAGGCTTATATCGACTCCGGCTACGTCCTGGTGCATGAGACCGGAGGAGCCTTCACGATCAAGCAACTCCGCCGACGCGCGTACCGGCTCATGTCGATCCTCGGCCTCCGTCGAGTCCGTCTCCACGACGCTCGTTCGTCGTGCCTCACGTACCTGGCCAACAAGGGAGTGCCAGATCACATCCTTGCGCGGTGGGCTGGGCACACGAACGTGAAGACCACCAAGAAGTGGTACGTGAAGCCGGATGTCGCGGATCTTCGCGACGCCGCAGCAACCTGGGATGGACTGCACGGGGCTGCAACGGAGGGGCAAGTGTGA
- a CDS encoding exodeoxyribonuclease III: MRIATWNVNSITARLPRLLAWLESSGTDVLCLQEVKTTAEQFPSAELAELGYESAVHATGRWNGVAVVSRAGLADVVRGLPGDPGYDGVEEPRAISATCGPVRVWSVYVPNGREVEHPHYVYKLQWFEALRAAIAGDATGGRPFAVMGDYNVAPTDDDVWDRAVFEGSTHVTPAERAALTTLREAGLSDVVPRPLKYDHPYTYWDYRQLGFPKNRGMRIDLVYGNTPFAKAVTDAYVDREERKGKGASDHAPVVVDLEV, encoded by the coding sequence ATGCGCATCGCCACCTGGAACGTGAATTCGATCACCGCCCGCCTCCCGAGGCTGCTGGCCTGGCTGGAGAGCAGCGGCACCGATGTGCTCTGCCTCCAGGAGGTCAAGACCACCGCCGAGCAGTTCCCGTCGGCCGAGCTGGCGGAGCTGGGCTACGAGTCCGCCGTGCACGCCACCGGCAGGTGGAACGGCGTGGCGGTCGTCTCCCGCGCCGGCCTCGCCGACGTGGTCCGCGGCCTGCCGGGCGACCCCGGGTACGACGGCGTCGAGGAGCCCCGCGCGATCTCCGCGACGTGCGGCCCGGTCCGCGTCTGGTCGGTCTACGTGCCCAACGGCCGCGAGGTGGAGCACCCGCACTACGTCTACAAGCTCCAGTGGTTCGAGGCCCTGCGGGCCGCGATCGCGGGCGACGCCACGGGCGGCCGCCCGTTCGCGGTGATGGGCGACTACAACGTGGCCCCGACCGACGACGACGTCTGGGACCGCGCCGTCTTCGAGGGCTCCACGCACGTCACCCCGGCGGAGCGCGCCGCGCTGACCACCCTCCGCGAGGCGGGCCTGTCCGACGTGGTCCCGCGCCCCCTCAAGTACGACCACCCGTACACGTACTGGGACTACCGCCAGCTCGGCTTCCCCAAGAACCGCGGCATGCGCATCGACCTGGTCTACGGCAACACCCCGTTCGCCAAGGCCGTCACGGACGCCTACGTCGACCGCGAGGAGCGCAAGGGCAAGGGCGCCTCGGACCACGCGCCCGTCGTCGTCGACCTGGAGGTGTAG